In the genome of Thermus caldifontis, the window TGTCTTAGGCACGCCGCCAGCGTTCACCCTGAGCCAGGATCAAACTCTCCAATAAAAAACGCCTAAAGGCGTGATCTTTCGTGCGTTGCCCTGTTCCTGCGCTTTCAAGATCCCCCGCCGGTCCAACCGGCGCAACATTGAATGTACCAGGTGGGGGCTTTTCTGTCAAGATGGGGTCATGGTGGACCTCTTGGTGGTGGTCCCCCACCCCGATGACGAAAGCTTTGGCGCTGGAGGGGCCCTTCTTCTTGCCAAGGAAGCTGGGCTTAGGACGGGGATCCTGACCCTCACCCGGGGGGAAGCAGGAAGGACCTTGGGGCTATGCTCCCCGGAGGAGCTACCCCAGGTGCGGGTGAGGGAACTCCAACAGGCAGCGGAAATCCTGGGGGTGGATTTCCTCCAGGTCCTCCCCTTTCCCAACGCCCTGCCCCAAGCGGTTCATTCGGGGTTCAGGGGCCCCAAAGGGGCCGGCGAGGGGCCCCGTGGCTTGGCCTCGGGGAAAGGTCTCCTAGACCATCCGGAAGCGGAAGCCGCTATACGGGAATGGCTCCTTACCCTTAGGCCCCGGTACGTGGTCACCTTTCCCCCAGACGGTATCAACGGCCACCCCGACCACGTGGCCACGAGCCGCTACGCCAAAAGGGCGGCGGAAGGCCTGGCCCAGGTGGTGTACTTTGTGCGGCCCGAAGGCCCCTGGCCCGTCACCCACCGCCTGCGCCTCCCCGAATGGGCCTTGGCCCGTAAGCTCAAGGCCCTGGCCCAGCACCGGACCCAGGCCCTTTCCATCCTAGCCTTCATGGAAGGATATCCCGAACGGCTTTGGACGGAAACCTTTCACCTTCCGGGCTTCCAGGGCACGGAGGAGGGGCCATGGTGGTAAGGCCCTTGGACCACACCGCCGACGTGGGCTTTGCGCTGGAGGCAAGGAGCCTCGAGGACCTCTTCCAAGCCGCCCTCAAAGGGCTTTTGCAGGTGGTGTTCCTCTATCCTCCGGAAGGGGGCAGCTGGCGCCGGCGCCTTTCCCTGGAGGCCGAGGACCTGGAAACCCTCTTGGTGCGTTTCCTCAACGAGCTCATCTACCTGATCCAGACCAAGGGCTTCGTGCCCGGAGGGGCGCGGGTAAGGATAGAAAAGAAGGATGAAGGCTACCGCCTCACCGCCACCCTCTGGGGGGAACCCTTCCAGGAAGCCTTCGGTTTTCAAGGGGAGGTGAAGAGCGCCACCTTTCACGGCCTAAGGGTGAGCCAGGAGAACGGGAGGTGGCGGGCCCAGGTGATCCTAGACGTGTAGGGCGGAAAGGCCTGCCCGCACCCGCTGCAAAAGCCCCGCCCCCACCAAGGCCTTGGCCCGGAGAAGGGCGTTTTTCACCGCTAACGGGTCGGCGGAACCGTGGCCGATAAAAACCGCCCCCTCCACCCCCAGAAGGGGCATGGCCCCGTACTGGGAGGGATCCACCTTTTCCTTCAACTTTCGCAGGGCCCCCCGGGCCAAAAGGGCCCCCAGCCTGGCCCAAAGGCTTCCGCTAAGGGCCTCCTTGACCCAGCCCAAGAGCACCTTGGCCTCCCCTTCCGCCAGCTTCAGGACCACGTTTCCCGTAAAACCATCGGTGACCACCACCTCCGTGGTGCCCAAGAAGATGTCCCGCCCTTCCACGTTGCCGAAAAACCGCTCCCCCAAGGCGCTTTTAAGGAGGGGATAGGTTTCCAGCACCAGGGCGTTCCCCTTCCCTTCCTCCTCGCCGATGGAAAGGAGGCCCACCTTGGGCGCTGGCAAACCGTTGGCCTCGGCATAGGCCAGGCCCATGGCGGCGAACTGCACCAAGAAGGAGGGGCGGCAGTCGGCGTTGGCCCCCCCGTCCAGGAGGAAGGTGCGCCCCCTTTGGCTGGGGAACTCCACCAAAAGGGCGGGCCGTTCCACCCCCTTCACCCGCCCCAGGGTGAAAAGGGCCGCGGCCATGGTGGCCCCGGTGTGGCCCATGGACACCACCGCCTGCACCTCGCCCCGCTTCAGGAGGTCCATGGCCACCATGATGGAGCTTTCCCGACGCTTTCTCACCTCGGTGGCGTGCTCCTCCATGGGAATCCAGTCCGGGGCATGATGGATGGGCAAGGAGGCCCCTAAGCGGGAAAGCTCCGCCCGCAAGCGGGCCTCTTCTCCCACCAAAAGGACCTCCACCCCTTCCTTGGCTGCCAGGAGGGCCCCCTGGACCGTCACCCCAGGGGCCCGGTCCCCCCCCATGGCGTCCAGGGCGATCCTCATGCGCTTGGCGGCAGGTGCTTCTGAATCTTGGCCTCAAAGTTGCGCTTGGGCTGGGCCCCCACCAGGACCTCCACCGGCTGGCCGTTTTTGAAGAGGATCACCGTGGGAATGCTCATGACCCTAAAGCGCATGGCCGTTTTGGGGTTTTCGTCCACGTCCAGCTTGGCCACCAAGACCTTCCCTGCGTACTCCCTGGCCAGCTCCTCCAGGATGGGAGCGATCATGCGGCAAGGAGCGCACCACTCCGCCCAGAAGTCCACCAGGACCAGGGGGTGTCCGCTTAAGGTCTGGTCAAAGTTGGCGTCGGTAACCTCTATGGGCTTCGCCATACCCCACCACTTTAAAACAAAACCCCGAGGGCATACACCCCCGGGGGGAACCCTTAGGGTTATCGTTTCTTCTTGCCGCCCTTCTTGCCCCCCTTGCCGCCGAAGCCCCCGGTGCCTCGGAGGAAGCTTTTCAGCTTGTTCTCGAACTCGGGGGATTGCTTGGGCAGGCGCCTGGGCCTGGGAGGTGGGGCTCCTTCTGGGGCGGGGGTGAGGTCCTTGATGGAAAGGTCCAGCCGCCCCTTGGCGTCCCGGCCCTTTACCATCACCTGGACGATATCCCCCTCGTTGAGAAAGTCCCGCACGTTCTTCACGAACTCATGGGCGATCTGGGAGATGTGCACCAGGCCCTGCTCGCCCCCCGGGAGCTCCACGAAAGCGCCAAAATCCGTAACCCGCACCACGCGGCCCTCTACCACACTTCCTGCTTCTAGGTCCACTTTCCTTCTCCCTTTGCGCGGCGGTGATCCGCGATGCCCCCACTATAGCACAAAGGGGCGCACCCCCTTCCGGTCCAAGGAGGCCAGGAGCTCGGCGAAGGTGCGCCCCAGCACCGGGTGCCGCCCCTCAGGAATAAGGTCGGCCAGAGGTACCAGGACAAAGGCCCGCTCGGAAAGCCTAGGGTGGGGCACCTCGAGGCCCTCCTCCTGCAAGACCAGGTCCCCGTATAGGAGGAGGTCCAGGTCAATGGTCCTTGGCCCCCAGCGCTCCTTCCGCTTTCGCCCCAGGCTCTGCTCTACCGTCAAGAGGCCCTCCAGAAAAGCCCTGGGGGAAAGCTCCGTGTCCACCTCCGCCACCAGGTTCAGGTAAAGGGGCTGGGGCGGGCCCACGGGCTCGGTTTCGTACACGGGGGAAAGGCGAAGGAAATGGGTTTTCTCCAGGCGGGAAAGGAGGGAAAGGGCCTTTAGCAGGTAGCCTGCCCGGTCCCCCAGGTTGGAGCCCAAGCCCACATAGGCCAGCACCCTCCCAGTCTATCCGTTGACAGGAGGCCCCCATCCCCCTACCCTGAAGGGGAGATGGCCGCCTGGGGCAAAACCTAATGGGGCCTGGGAAGCCTGGCTTCCCGGGCCTGCCCGGGGGCTTTTCTTTTGGAGGCGAGCATATGGTTAAGGAGGTCTACGAAGACTGGCGCACCCTCCTCGAGGCGGAAAAAGCCCTGGATACCGGCGTCTATACCAAGCACGACCTGCTTTGGGTGCGAGGGCAAGGGGCTAGGGTCTGGGATGCCGAAGGCAACGAGTACATTGACTGCGTGGGGGGCTACGGGGTGGCCAACCTGGGCCACGCCAACCCTGAGGTGGTGGAGGCCATCAAGAAGCAGGCGGAAACCCTCCTTTCCATGCCGCAAACCCTTCCCACCCCCATGCGGGGGGAGTTCTACCGCACCCTGGTGGGCCTTCTCCCTCAGGAGCTCAACCGGGTCTTCCCCACCAACTCCGGCACCGAGGCCAACGAGGCCGCCATCAAGTTCGCCTGGGCCCACACCAAAAGGCGCAAGCTGGTGGCCGCCATGAGGGGTTTCTCCGGCCGCACCTTAGGAAGCCTTTCCGTCACCTGGGAGCCCAAGTACCGGGAACTCTTCATGCCCCTTTTGGGGCCGGTGGAGTTCATCCCCTATAACGATGTGGAGGCCCTGAGGAGGGCGGTGGACGAGGAAACCGCGGCGGTGATCCTCGAGCCCGTCCAGGGGGAGGGGGGGGTGCGCCCCGCCACCCGGGAGTTCTTGGAAGCCGCTCGGGAAGCAACCCGGGAAAAGGGAGCCCTGCTGATCCTGGACGAGATCCAGACCGGTATGGGCCGCACCGGGAAACGCTTCGCCTTTGAGCACTACGGGGTGGTGCCCGACATCCTCACCCTGGCCAAGGCCCTGGGGGGCGGGGTGCCCATAGGGGCGGCGGTGATGCGGGAGGAGGTGGCGAGGAGCATGCCCAAGGGAGGCCACGGCACCACCTTTGGGGGCAACCCCTTGGCCATGGCCGCCGGGGTGGCCGCTTTGCGCTACCTGGAGCGCACCCGGCTTTGGGAAAGGGCGGCGGAGCTTGGTCCTTGGTTCATGGAAAGGCTCAGGGAGATCCCCTCCCCCAAGATCCGCGAGGTGCGGGGGCTTGGGCTTATGGTGGGCCTCGAGCTCAAGGAAAAGGCCGCCCCGTACATCGAACGCCTGGAAAAGGAGCACCGGGTTTTGACCCTGCAGGCGGGCCCCACGGTGATCCGCTTCCTCCCCCCCTTGGTGATCGAAAAGGCGGATCTGGAGCGGGTAGTGGAAGCGGTGCGGGCTGTGCTAAGCTAGCAGGATGAGGCAGCGCTTCCGCGTGGAGGTGGAACGGGACGAGGAAGGCTACCTGGTGGCCCACGTCCCGGAGCTAAGGGCCCATACTCAGGCCAGGAGCTTCCCGGAGTTGCTTGAACGCTTGCAGGAGGCCATAGCCGTTTCCTTGGAAACCGAAGAAGAGGTCTCCGTACTGGGATTTTCCGGCGATTTGGAGATCGAAGCCGCATGAGCCCCCGCCTAACCCCCATCGCGGGGAAGGAGCTGGTCCGCCTCCTTCAAAGGGAAGGTTTCCAGGTGGTGCGGATGCGGGGAACCCACGTGCGTCTAAAGCACCCGGACGGGCGAGCTACCACGGTACCCGTACACGAGGGCGAGCTCCTTCGCCCCGGAACCCTTTTGGGGATCCTTCGCGATGTGGGTTGGAGCAAGGAAGAGTATGAGCGCAAACGGCTTAGATCCCGTTGAGTTCCTGATGGGGGCCCTAAAGATCCCCTCCCCCTCGGGTGAAGAGCGCCTGGTGGCGGAGTACCTGGCGGAGGGCATGGAACGGCTCGGCCTTAAAGGCTTTGTGGACGAGGCGGACAACGCCCGGGGCCAGGTGGGGCATGGGCCCATCCAGGTGGTCCTTCTGGGGCACATCGACACCGTCCCCGGGGTGGTGCCCGTAAGGCTGGAGGGCAACAAGCTTTTTGGCCGGGGAGCGGTGGACGCCAAGGGCCCCTTCGTGGCCATGGTTTTCGCCGCCGCTGGGCTTTCGGAGGAGGCGAAGGGGCACCTTACCGTTCACCTGGTGGGCGCCACCGAGGAGGAGGCCCCCAGTTCCAAGGGCGCCCGCTTCGTGGCTCCCAGGCTTAAGCCCCACTACGCCATCATCGGGGAGCCCTCGGGCTGGGAAGGCATCACCTTGGGGTACAAGGGGAGGCTTCTGGTAAGGGCAAGGCGGGAAAAGGATAACTTCCACTCCGCCCACCACGAGCCCAACGCCGCCGAGGAGCTCATCAGCTACTTTGTGGCCATCAAGGCCTGGGCCGAGGCCATGAACGTGGGGCAAAAGGCCTTTGACCAGGTGCAGTACACCCTAAGGGATTTTCGCATCCAGCCCGCAGAGCTCAAACAGGTGGCGGAGATGCTCTTTGACCTGCGCCTACCCCCTAGGCTACCCCCGGAGGAGGCCATCCGCCACCTCAGCGCCTATGCGCCCCCCACCATTGAGCTGGAGTTTTTCGGCCGGGAGGTACCCTACCTGGGCCCCAAGGACACCCCCCTGACCCGGGCCCTAAGGCAGGGGATCCGCAAGGCGGGGGGCAAACCCGTCTTCAAGTTGAAAACCGGCACCAGCGACATGAACGTCCTGGCCCCCCACTGGAACGTACCCATGGTGGCCTATGGACCAGGGGACTCCGCCTTGGACCACACGCCCTACGAGCATGTAGAGGTGGAAGAGTTCCTAAAAGGGATAGAGGCCTTACGGGAAGCCCTCGAGGCCCTGGCCAAAACCCACGCTTCCCCCAAAAACCTAGGCTAAACTTGAGGCGTGGTTGCCTATTGGCTTGGGCTTCTGGTCCTTATTTTATTCCTGGGTCTATTCCCGCCCACCGCTCCCTGGAGCGAGCGCTTCCTCACCCCCCTGGTGGCCCTGGTGGGTGGGGGGGTTCTCCTGATGCGGAAGGAAGCGGCCTTTGGCTTGGGGCTCCTCTTTTGGGGTCTGGGGGATCTGGCGTGGACCCTGGAGGACCTTACCGGCTGGTCCCGGGGACTTTACCTGGAGTTTCCCTACCTGATCGGCTACCTGTTCCTCACCCTGGGGCTTCTAAAGGTTTCCGCCTCCCCCCCTCGTCTGAGCCTTGGGCTCTTACCCCTGGGGCTTCTGGGCCTCCTCTCGGCCCTCCAGCCTAAGCTGGGCATAGACCGCATCTATATGGTTTGGGATGCCTTGCTTCTCCTTCTCCTCTTACCCAGGTTGGAGCTTGTCTTCCAGAAGGGCCCGGGAGGACGAGCTCTCTGGGGCGTGGGGCTTCTCCTCCTCTTGGTGGCGGACATGGCCTACGCCTTCTTGGAGGCGGCCGGGGGGTACCCCACCGGGCATCCCGTCCACCTGCTTTGGACCCTGGGCTACCTCCTCCTGGCCCTGGGGGTGCTGGAGGAGCGAAAGGTGAGGGCCTCCTTCCTGGGGCAGGCCCTGGCCCTTGGGGGGCTCTTCCTGATGCCCGCTTCCTTGGTAAACGACCCGTCCCCTTGGGAAGTGCGGGTCCTGGCTCTTTACGGCGGTCTGGTGGGAGGGTTGGGCCTCCTTTACGCCAACTACCTGGAATGGCACCGAACGGAGGAGAAGGGATTGCGTTGGACCCGGTTCCTGGAGGAGCTCGCCCGCCTCTCCCCCAGCGTGACCCAGACCTTGAGCCCAGAGGCTCTTCTCATGGGGGCCCTCGAGGCCACCCGCCACCTCCTCCCCACGGCCGTGGGCCTGGAGGTGCGGGGGAGGCGGGGCCTGGTGGGGGAACGAACCCCCTATGCCCTCACCATTCCTTTAAGCGGGGATGCCGCCTACCTCTACCTGCAAGGCCCCTTGGAAGAATCCATCCCCCCAGGCTTCCTCTCCCTTTTGGGGGAGCGGATAAGGCAGGTGCTGCGCCAGGTGGAGTGGGGCACCTTAGCCCTCACCGATCCCCTCACCGGCCTCCTGAACCGGCGGGGCCTCGAGGTTGAACTGCCCAAACTCCTGGCCCTGGCCCGGCGCTACCAGGTTCCCCTAAGCGTGGTCATGCTGGACATCGACCGCTTCAAAAGGGTAAACGACACCTATGGCCATCCCGTGGGGGATGAGGTTCTAAGGCTTTTGGGCCGCATCCTTAAGGCCAGCGTGCGCCAGGAGGACCTGGCGGTGCGCTATGGAGGCGAGGAGTTTCTGCTCCTCCTTTACGGAGCTGGCCGCGAGGCCGCCAAGGAGGTGGTGGAGCGCATCCGCTACCGCTTCCGCAGCCAGCGGGTGGACCCCGTTCCCTACCCCCTCACCCTTTCCGCGGGCATTGCTGGTGGGGAGGTTCCCGAGAACGAGGCCCAGGTGGAGGAGTGCATCCTAAAGGCCGACTACGCCCTTCTCCGGGCCAAGGAAACGGGCCGGGACCGGGTAACCCTGGCCTGAACCCTTACTTCTTGGGCATCATCTTGGCCATGAGGCCCTCCAGGGCCTTCATGTCCTGGTTCAGGTGGCCAAAGGCCTTGCCCAGGGCCTTAAGGAGGAGGAAAAGCACGCCCAAGGCCTTCTGCACCTCGGGGTCGGAAAGCTGCCTCAGAATCCCGGCCAGACCCACCCGGGGCGGGTCCCGCAGGACCTCGGGGGTGAAGGTCTCCCCCAGGCCCCGCTGCAAGGCCGAGGCCATCATGCCGATGGCGGCAGGCTCTATCCGGGAAAGGATGTCCAAAACGTTGGCCCCGTGGGAGAAA includes:
- a CDS encoding PIG-L deacetylase family protein; this translates as MVDLLVVVPHPDDESFGAGGALLLAKEAGLRTGILTLTRGEAGRTLGLCSPEELPQVRVRELQQAAEILGVDFLQVLPFPNALPQAVHSGFRGPKGAGEGPRGLASGKGLLDHPEAEAAIREWLLTLRPRYVVTFPPDGINGHPDHVATSRYAKRAAEGLAQVVYFVRPEGPWPVTHRLRLPEWALARKLKALAQHRTQALSILAFMEGYPERLWTETFHLPGFQGTEEGPWW
- a CDS encoding archease, giving the protein MVVRPLDHTADVGFALEARSLEDLFQAALKGLLQVVFLYPPEGGSWRRRLSLEAEDLETLLVRFLNELIYLIQTKGFVPGGARVRIEKKDEGYRLTATLWGEPFQEAFGFQGEVKSATFHGLRVSQENGRWRAQVILDV
- the plsX gene encoding phosphate acyltransferase PlsX encodes the protein MRIALDAMGGDRAPGVTVQGALLAAKEGVEVLLVGEEARLRAELSRLGASLPIHHAPDWIPMEEHATEVRKRRESSIMVAMDLLKRGEVQAVVSMGHTGATMAAALFTLGRVKGVERPALLVEFPSQRGRTFLLDGGANADCRPSFLVQFAAMGLAYAEANGLPAPKVGLLSIGEEEGKGNALVLETYPLLKSALGERFFGNVEGRDIFLGTTEVVVTDGFTGNVVLKLAEGEAKVLLGWVKEALSGSLWARLGALLARGALRKLKEKVDPSQYGAMPLLGVEGAVFIGHGSADPLAVKNALLRAKALVGAGLLQRVRAGLSALHV
- the trxA gene encoding thioredoxin, coding for MAKPIEVTDANFDQTLSGHPLVLVDFWAEWCAPCRMIAPILEELAREYAGKVLVAKLDVDENPKTAMRFRVMSIPTVILFKNGQPVEVLVGAQPKRNFEAKIQKHLPPSA
- a CDS encoding RNA-binding protein S1, yielding MDLEAGSVVEGRVVRVTDFGAFVELPGGEQGLVHISQIAHEFVKNVRDFLNEGDIVQVMVKGRDAKGRLDLSIKDLTPAPEGAPPPRPRRLPKQSPEFENKLKSFLRGTGGFGGKGGKKGGKKKR
- the folK gene encoding 2-amino-4-hydroxy-6-hydroxymethyldihydropteridine diphosphokinase codes for the protein MLAYVGLGSNLGDRAGYLLKALSLLSRLEKTHFLRLSPVYETEPVGPPQPLYLNLVAEVDTELSPRAFLEGLLTVEQSLGRKRKERWGPRTIDLDLLLYGDLVLQEEGLEVPHPRLSERAFVLVPLADLIPEGRHPVLGRTFAELLASLDRKGVRPFVL
- the lysJ gene encoding [LysW]-aminoadipate semialdehyde transaminase LysJ, with the translated sequence MVKEVYEDWRTLLEAEKALDTGVYTKHDLLWVRGQGARVWDAEGNEYIDCVGGYGVANLGHANPEVVEAIKKQAETLLSMPQTLPTPMRGEFYRTLVGLLPQELNRVFPTNSGTEANEAAIKFAWAHTKRRKLVAAMRGFSGRTLGSLSVTWEPKYRELFMPLLGPVEFIPYNDVEALRRAVDEETAAVILEPVQGEGGVRPATREFLEAAREATREKGALLILDEIQTGMGRTGKRFAFEHYGVVPDILTLAKALGGGVPIGAAVMREEVARSMPKGGHGTTFGGNPLAMAAGVAALRYLERTRLWERAAELGPWFMERLREIPSPKIREVRGLGLMVGLELKEKAAPYIERLEKEHRVLTLQAGPTVIRFLPPLVIEKADLERVVEAVRAVLS
- a CDS encoding type II toxin-antitoxin system HicB family antitoxin, with protein sequence MRQRFRVEVERDEEGYLVAHVPELRAHTQARSFPELLERLQEAIAVSLETEEEVSVLGFSGDLEIEAA
- a CDS encoding type II toxin-antitoxin system HicA family toxin produces the protein MSPRLTPIAGKELVRLLQREGFQVVRMRGTHVRLKHPDGRATTVPVHEGELLRPGTLLGILRDVGWSKEEYERKRLRSR
- a CDS encoding [LysW]-lysine hydrolase, which translates into the protein MSANGLDPVEFLMGALKIPSPSGEERLVAEYLAEGMERLGLKGFVDEADNARGQVGHGPIQVVLLGHIDTVPGVVPVRLEGNKLFGRGAVDAKGPFVAMVFAAAGLSEEAKGHLTVHLVGATEEEAPSSKGARFVAPRLKPHYAIIGEPSGWEGITLGYKGRLLVRARREKDNFHSAHHEPNAAEELISYFVAIKAWAEAMNVGQKAFDQVQYTLRDFRIQPAELKQVAEMLFDLRLPPRLPPEEAIRHLSAYAPPTIELEFFGREVPYLGPKDTPLTRALRQGIRKAGGKPVFKLKTGTSDMNVLAPHWNVPMVAYGPGDSALDHTPYEHVEVEEFLKGIEALREALEALAKTHASPKNLG
- a CDS encoding GGDEF domain-containing protein produces the protein MVAYWLGLLVLILFLGLFPPTAPWSERFLTPLVALVGGGVLLMRKEAAFGLGLLFWGLGDLAWTLEDLTGWSRGLYLEFPYLIGYLFLTLGLLKVSASPPRLSLGLLPLGLLGLLSALQPKLGIDRIYMVWDALLLLLLLPRLELVFQKGPGGRALWGVGLLLLLVADMAYAFLEAAGGYPTGHPVHLLWTLGYLLLALGVLEERKVRASFLGQALALGGLFLMPASLVNDPSPWEVRVLALYGGLVGGLGLLYANYLEWHRTEEKGLRWTRFLEELARLSPSVTQTLSPEALLMGALEATRHLLPTAVGLEVRGRRGLVGERTPYALTIPLSGDAAYLYLQGPLEESIPPGFLSLLGERIRQVLRQVEWGTLALTDPLTGLLNRRGLEVELPKLLALARRYQVPLSVVMLDIDRFKRVNDTYGHPVGDEVLRLLGRILKASVRQEDLAVRYGGEEFLLLLYGAGREAAKEVVERIRYRFRSQRVDPVPYPLTLSAGIAGGEVPENEAQVEECILKADYALLRAKETGRDRVTLA